One window from the genome of Crassostrea angulata isolate pt1a10 chromosome 2, ASM2561291v2, whole genome shotgun sequence encodes:
- the LOC128170815 gene encoding protein IMPACT homolog — protein sequence MRISNHFPEEMRERRKRLYDLQHSYNERQITTVIKGDTLVFPSNGSVYREKVNRPSADELLDASGDKIETKVFEGKHTEDNGNRFSSYAAEVSSVKHVNQALKKILRLPRVSSPTHNVYAYVFINSERVTHEGSDYDGEHGAGRALLREMIDNNIKKLRRCRLQLVP from the coding sequence ATGAGAATTTCCAATCACTTTCCAGAAGAAATGAGAGAACGCAGAAAGCGCCTGTACGATCTCCAACACAGCTATAACGAGAGACAAATCACAACGGTGATCAAAGGTGACACACTTGTGTTCCCGAGTAACGGATCCGTATACCGTGAAAAAGTCAACAGACCGTCAGCCGATGAATTACTCGATGCCTCGGGCGACAAAATCGAAACGAAAGTATTCGAAGGAAAACATACAGAGGATAACGGAAACCGATTCTCATCATATGCAGCTGAAGTTAGCTCGGTAAAACATGTAAACCAAGCCTTGAAAAAAATACTCCGACTACCCCGAGTAAGTAGCCCGACCCACAATGTATACGCATACGTCTTCATTAATTCAGAAAGAGTGACGCATGAGGGCAGTGATTATGATGGAGAACATGGTGCTGGCCGGGCGTTGTTGCGAGAGATGATAgacaataatattaaaaaattgcgTCGTTGTCGTCTCCAGCTGGTTCCATAG